A single region of the Arsenicicoccus dermatophilus genome encodes:
- a CDS encoding riboflavin synthase yields the protein MFTGIVEELGTIEAMERGAQSAVITVRGPLVVSDARHGASIAVNGVCLTVVEHDAQTFRVDVMAETLRRSSLGALEVGSPVNLERAMAAGGRFGGHVVQGHVDGTAEILRREPGDRWEVVTCSLPAALRRYVVEKGSITVDGVSLTVSAVTDETFSVSLIPTTLELTTLGHKQVGDPVNLEVDVIAKYVERLLTHGDA from the coding sequence ATGTTCACCGGCATCGTCGAGGAGCTCGGCACCATCGAGGCGATGGAGCGAGGTGCGCAGAGCGCCGTCATCACGGTCCGGGGGCCGCTCGTGGTCAGCGACGCCCGGCACGGCGCCTCCATCGCCGTCAACGGCGTCTGCCTCACCGTCGTGGAGCACGACGCGCAGACCTTCCGGGTGGACGTGATGGCCGAGACCCTGCGGCGATCGAGCCTGGGCGCCCTGGAGGTGGGCTCCCCGGTCAACCTGGAGCGGGCGATGGCGGCGGGCGGGCGCTTCGGCGGCCACGTGGTCCAGGGACACGTCGACGGCACCGCCGAGATCCTGCGGCGCGAGCCGGGCGACCGCTGGGAGGTCGTGACCTGCTCCCTGCCCGCGGCGCTGCGTCGGTATGTCGTGGAGAAGGGCTCCATCACCGTGGACGGGGTCTCCCTGACGGTGAGCGCGGTGACCGACGAGACCTTCTCGGTGTCGCTGATCCCGACGACGCTGGAGCTGACGACGCTGGGGCACAAGCAGGTCGGCGACCCGGTCAACCTCGAGGTCGACGTCATCGCCAAGTACGTCGAGCGCCTGCTGACCCACGGCGACGCCTGA
- a CDS encoding hydroxymethylpyrimidine/phosphomethylpyrimidine kinase yields MTSPDVTAARRVPVALTIAGSEATGGAGAQTDLKTFQALGTFGMAALTCIVSFDPKAGWGHRFVPVEAQVIADQLEAQLATYDVDAVKVGMLGTPVTIETVAQVLRELRPERLVLDPVLICKGQEPGAALDTDTALKEQVLPLVTFVTPNHFEALSLSGLDAIESEDDLARAARIIHERSGAAVLAKGGVCLAGPDAVDVFYDGSTLEVLREPKVGDLAVSGAGCTLAAAVTAELAKGATALEAARSAKSFVRQAIVDRMPSRAPFEAVRQR; encoded by the coding sequence ATGACCTCCCCTGACGTCACTGCCGCCCGTCGTGTCCCGGTCGCCCTGACCATCGCCGGCTCCGAGGCCACCGGAGGCGCCGGGGCGCAGACGGACCTCAAGACCTTCCAGGCCCTCGGCACCTTCGGGATGGCCGCGCTGACCTGCATCGTGTCGTTCGACCCCAAGGCCGGCTGGGGGCACCGCTTCGTCCCCGTCGAGGCCCAGGTCATCGCCGACCAGCTGGAGGCGCAGCTCGCGACATACGACGTGGACGCCGTCAAGGTCGGCATGCTCGGCACCCCGGTCACCATCGAGACCGTCGCCCAGGTGCTGCGCGAGCTGCGACCCGAGCGGCTGGTCCTGGACCCCGTGCTGATCTGCAAGGGGCAGGAGCCGGGCGCCGCCCTCGACACGGACACCGCGCTCAAGGAGCAGGTGCTCCCCCTGGTGACCTTCGTGACGCCCAACCACTTCGAGGCCCTGTCCCTGTCCGGGCTCGACGCCATCGAGTCCGAGGACGACCTGGCCCGCGCCGCCCGCATCATCCACGAGCGCTCCGGCGCGGCCGTGCTCGCCAAGGGTGGGGTCTGCCTCGCCGGACCGGACGCCGTGGACGTGTTCTACGACGGCTCCACCCTGGAGGTGCTGCGCGAGCCCAAGGTCGGCGACCTCGCCGTCAGCGGAGCCGGCTGCACCCTCGCCGCCGCCGTGACCGCCGAGCTGGCCAAGGGCGCGACCGCCTTGGAGGCGGCGCGCTCCGCCAAGTCCTTCGTGCGCCAGGCGATCGTCGACCGGATGCCCTCCCGGGCGCCGTTCGAGGCCGTCCGCCAGCGCTGA
- a CDS encoding TfoX/Sxy family DNA transformation protein, producing the protein MIPKTTQRVDALPNIGPKLADALRQVGVPDAETLRSRGSIPVWRQMRARGLFDCAMSLQALEGAVQGMRWHDLDRELRAALVALAVDPDNAPEPATGTAPARPGQEPDAEGSTRPGHVERGGLAVVPDQQAG; encoded by the coding sequence GTGATCCCCAAGACCACCCAACGCGTCGACGCGCTGCCCAACATCGGGCCCAAGCTCGCCGACGCCCTGCGTCAGGTGGGGGTGCCCGACGCCGAGACGCTCCGCAGTCGCGGCTCCATCCCCGTATGGCGGCAGATGCGCGCCCGCGGTCTGTTCGACTGCGCCATGTCCCTCCAGGCTCTCGAGGGAGCCGTGCAGGGGATGCGCTGGCACGACCTCGACCGGGAGCTGCGGGCCGCCCTCGTGGCGCTCGCCGTGGACCCGGACAACGCCCCCGAGCCGGCCACCGGCACCGCCCCCGCCCGCCCGGGCCAGGAGCCGGACGCCGAGGGATCGACCCGACCCGGGCACGTGGAGCGCGGCGGCCTGGCCGTCGTGCCGGACCAGCAGGCGGGCTGA